GCAAATGGGTAAATAAAAACAATAAGAAATAATAATGGTTTAAGATATTTATCTTAACATGTTTATATTTTTTGTCAGGGATTTTTAGAAAGGAAAAAGACACTGTTTCCTATAGCATCCATAGTGTCAGGCAACCTGACTCATTTTGTTCCTCGCGAATAGTTACAACTATTCGCTTGTCGCTTACTGAGCCATCTTGCCCAACTCTATGGCGCTAAAGGAAATATAGGGCGCAATCATGGGTATTAACACTATGGAACACACCACTCTTGTCATCATAGGATCAGGACCAGCAGGATATACTGCCGCAATATACGCAGCAAGGGCAGAACGATCCCCAATACTTTTCGAGGGTTTCTTCTCGGGGCCCGCAGGCGGACAGCTCATGACAACAACAGATATCGAAAACTTCCCGGGATTCCCCGAAGGTATACAAGGCCCAGAGCTTATGACGCGCTTCAAAAAACAAGCCGAACGCTTCGGAACGAAGATCCTAGCAGAAGACGTCGAAAGCGTAGACCTTAAAGCACAACCCTTCGTCATCAAAGGCAAAAAAACAACAGTGACATGCGACGCTATAATAATAGCAACAGGAGCCTCGGCAATGCGCCTCGACGTCGAAGGAACTAAAGATGGCGAATTCTGGCAGCGAGGAGTGACAGCATGCGCGACATGCGATGGCGCTATGCCAATATTCCGCGACAAAGAACTCTTCGTAATCGGCGGCGGCGATACCGCTTGCGAAGAAGCACTGTTCCTCACGCGATACGGA
Above is a window of Waddliaceae bacterium DNA encoding:
- the trxB gene encoding thioredoxin-disulfide reductase; amino-acid sequence: MEHTTLVIIGSGPAGYTAAIYAARAERSPILFEGFFSGPAGGQLMTTTDIENFPGFPEGIQGPELMTRFKKQAERFGTKILAEDVESVDLKAQPFVIKGKKTTVTCDAIIIATGASAMRLDVEGTKDGEFWQRGVTACATCDGAMPIFRDKELFVIGGGDTACEEALFLTRYGKKVYIVHRRDELRATKAMAKKVMEHQNIEILWDTVIDKVEGDDVVKNVVLKSTKTKKKHSRDAAGVFFAIGHKPNVDFLEGQLDIEDNGYLKVKAGTCETSIPGVFAAGDVYDHKYRQAVTAAGSGCMAALEVEQWLLKKG